Within the Thermosynechococcaceae cyanobacterium Okahandja genome, the region ATTGAGAATGTGGTGGTAAAGCGGCATCTTTCTCTGATTACCAACCCCAACCGTTACCGCTCACGGGCAGCCGAAGTCTTCTGTCGCGAAATTCTCACCCAATTTGCCACCTTTAACCTCAACAGCGAGCTAGAAACGCTCAAAAGTCCGCTTTCCGATAGTGGTAAGCCCCTCAAGGAACTGTTGGCGATTGCCCCCAATGAGGTCAGCGACACCTCAGAACCACTGCCCTAGGGATTGTTGCAGTATTCTCATACCGTTGCCAAACCAGCGTCATCCTGCTCCGCCACGATGAATAGTGAGCCGTCTTGGTAGCGTTTCTACCATGGCCTCAACGGCTTCAAATTTGGTACACACTATCACCTCCAATCTGGAGCGTACTCTCATGCGCAAACTGGATCAACCCTCAGCAATCACGACTGAATCACCCATTAACGAGCAGCGATTTTACCGTTTCCTAGGGATAATTGACACCTTAACCCATTGGCTGGGGATGAGTGAGGCGCAAATTATTCACCTTGACTTCTTGGCATCCCTGCCGGAACATACATTTGGCCACGATCTTGCCGCCTTTTATCAGCGCGAAAAGCTCACCCCCTTCACCACAGGACCGCGCCGGAAGCAGTTGCACGATGCCACCCATGTGCTCACCGGCTATGGCACCGACCTTGTGGGAGAAGCAGAATTGCAAGCCTTTTTGTTGGGAATTAGCTTTACCCCCCTCAATGCCCTGCTCAAGCGGCAAACGGTACGGCGCATTCGTCAGCTTGACCTGTTGTCGGCAGCGGCCTTAGAGGAACGCCTGAATGCCGCCTATCAGCGGGGTCAACGGAGCCGCTTTGATCCGAATACATGGCCGGTGGAGCGTCAGTGGTACTTGCCCGCACCCCAAGTACGCCGCATTTACGGCTTGTAATTCATGCAAACGGGACTGACGGGGCTCGAACCCGCAACTTCCGCCGTGACAGGGCGGTGCTCTAACCGATTGAACTACAGTCCCATTTTTGGGCGATCTTTAACCTAGCAAGAACATCCCTGTACTGTCAATACGTCTGGGGGCTGGGAACCGAGAACTGCCGCAATTAAATAGAGGGATCCACACACCACTGAGTGGGGGGGAAGATCGGTTAATGCCTCTGGCAGGCTGCTATAGCCACGGCACTCCCCTAAGCCCGGGCAGCATTGGTGTGCCAGCCGCCCTAAGGTCTCGAGGTCGCCACTTGGGTGCTCAGGAACCGTCACCAGCCGGAGGCGATCGCCCGGTCGCAGGAGTTGCTCAAGGATACCGCGATGGTCTTTGTTGGCCAGCATCCCCACCACCCAGGTTACCGCCGACCAGCCCAACTGATCCACATACTGGCGTAAGTAGGCCGCCGCCGGTGCATTGTGGGCACCGTCAATTAATAGGGGCTGCCCCTGCCACGATAGCCACTGGAGTCGTCCCGGCCAGCGGGTTTGCGCCATGCCTGTTTGTATGGCCTCCAAGGGAATCTGCCACCCCTGTTTCAAAAGTTCCTGTACCGTGGCGATCGCGAGGGAGGAGTTCACCAGTTGCACCTCACCTGCTAAGGGCAGCGGATACTCTATGCCGCGCCAGATGGCCCACCCCGAGCGGGCTGACCACTGGGCAGGTTCTGGCCATAGGGCTGGACACTGCAAGGCCTGCAACCGTGACTGAATGACCGCCTTCGCCTCTGGGGGGACAGGGCCAATCACCGCCGGTCGTTGCGGCTTGAGGATACCCGCCTTTTCACCGGCGATCGCCGCCAACGTGTTCCCTAAGCGCTGCCAATGATCCCAACCAATGGAGGTAATCACACTCACCAACGGTGGTGGGCACACATTTGTGGCATCGAGCCGCCCCCCCAAGCCCACTTCGATCACCGCAATCTCTACCCCCTGCTCGGCAAAGTACAGCCATGCCGCCGCCGTCACCAGTTCAAACTGGCTGGGTTGGTAGTGCAGTTGGGGCAGCACCGCCTCAAGCCGCCGAATCAGCGCCAGAAAGTCTGCCACGGCAATCGGCGTGCCGTCCACACAAATGCGCTCACACCAACTGAGCAAATGGGGCGAAGTGTAGCGCCCCGTGCGATAGCCTGCCGCCCGCAGCATACTGTCGAGGTAGGCACAGACCGACCCCTTGCCATTGGTGCCCGCCACATGGATAAAGGGGATATGCCGCTGAGGTGCCCCCAGCGCCGTGAGCAGTTCTTGAATCGGTTCTAAGCCCAAGCGCACACCAAAGCGACCATAGGCCGCCAAGGCAAGTGTAATTGGATCGGTTGCGGCTGTTCGCTGCACTGAACGTGGTATGCCCCCAACAGGTGTTAGCGGGGTTCGCGGCGGCCGTTGCGCCATGTGGCAATCAGCCGAGAGCCATCGGGCAGCGTAAACACTCCCTGCCCATCAAACAGGCCATTGCGAAAATTTCCCGCATAGCTGGTGCCATCGCCAAAGGATAGCACTCCCATTCCATGGTACTGCCCCGCTTCAAATTTACCTTCGTAGCGGGTGCCATCGGCAAACGTGAGAATGCCATCCCCATGAAACTGACCATTTTGAAAGTTGCCCTCGTAACGCTGCCCATTGGCCAACGCTAACACTCCCTGACCGTTAAAGACCCCATCAACAAACCCGCCCTCGTAACGGCCGCCATCGGCGTAGGTGAGCACCCCTTGGCCGTGGTAGCGTCCATTGCGAAACTCTCCCTCATAGCGGTTGCCGTTGGCCATCGAGAGAATGCCCTGACCGTTAAACCGACCATTCAGAAGTTCCCCTTGGTAAGTGCTGCCATCGGGCAATGTCATGGTGACATCCCCGGTCACACGCCGACCTTCATAAACCGCAATTTGGGCCATTGCTGGAGGCATATTCACCCCTGCTAGCCCCACAAGGCAGAGAACAAAGCTCGCGATCGCCCGGCGGCGGACGAGGGCACGGCTAAGGTAACGCGGATCACTCAGCACTGGATACTCCAACCAATTGCAAGCAACTGCAACTTTCCTAACTGGCACATGCAACAACCTATGCAGAATTTGGGCAGGGATTCCAGCATTTTGTAATCACTGATACATTTAGCCAACGTGGCCTTCCGAGATGATCTACTCATGTATTGCCTATAATGTGCTGATTTGCGGCTCAACCCTTGGCTTTAAGCGTTGAGGTTCGCGGGGGCATCTGTACACTACGCAACTGGAAATTCCGACTATGAAGCTGCGCTCTGTGTCCCGCCGTTGGTTGCGGTTTAACCATCCGCTGAATGGGTTACTCTACTTACCGTTGCGCCGCACCCTTTGGGGTCTGGCGGTCGCAATTGGCGTGCTCTCGGTAACGGCTGCTCTAGGTCAAGACACTGCGGCCACCCCGGATGTTCCCGAGGCGGTAACGGTGGCGCTCAATACCCTTTGGGTGATTTTTGCTGGGGTGTTGGTGTTTTTTATGAATGCGGGCTTTGGCATGTTGGAGACGGGCTTTTGCCGTGCCAAAAATGCCGTGAACCTGCTCTCAAAAAACCTGATTGTTTTTGCGCTCTCGAGTATTTCCTTTTGGGCGATCGGGTTTGCCCTCATGTTTGGGGATGGGAATGGTGTGATGGGCTGGAGCGGCTTCTTTTTGCTAGGCCCCGATAACAGTCCGGCGACAGAGGAGGCCTACAGTGGTGTTTACAGTGCCCTGAGTTGGGCGGCGGTGCCCCTGTACGCCAAGTTCTTTTTCCAACTGGTGTTTGCCGGTACGGCAGCAACCATTGTCTCGGGGGCGGTGGCGGAGCGGATTAAGTTCTACGCCTTCTTTGTCTTTAGCCTGTTGTTGGTGGGCATTTCCTACCCCATTACCGGCCACTGGATTTGGGGCGGCGGTTGGCTCTATAAGTTGGGCATGTGGGACTTTGCCGGTTCCACCGTGGTTCACTCGGTGGGGGGCTGGGCGGCGTTGATGGGGGCGGCGCTGCTCGGGCCGCGCTTGGGGCGCTACATGGAGGATGGGTCGGTAGCAGCAATCCCGGGTCATAATTTTGCCATTGCTACCCTTGGCTGTTTGATTTTATGGTTGGGGTGGTTTGGCTTTAACCCCGGCTCGACGATGACCGCCGATCCGATGGCGATCGCCCACATCACGATAACCACCAACATGGCTGCCGCTTTTGGGGGGGTCACGGCAACCATTGTCTCCACTCTCTACTTTGGCAAGCCAGACCTTTCCATGATTATTAATGGCATTCTGGCGGGTTTGGTGGCCATTACGGCTCCCTGTGCCTTTGTCACCCTTGAGAGCGCCATCCTCATTGGGATTATTGCGGGCATTATTATTGTCTTTTCGGTGGTCGTCATTGACCGCCTCAAAATTGATGATCCGGTGGGTGCCATTTCGGTGCATTTAGTCAATGGTATTTGGGGCACCTTAGCAGTGGGGCTGTTTGCCGCTGGCCCGGGTGACCTGTACGAAGAGGGGCCCCTCAAAGGGTTACTCTGGAGTGGCGATGTCACCCAATTCTGGCATCAGTTGGTGGGGGTGCTGGCCGTGGGGGGCTTTACGGTGGCCTTTAGCACCGCTGTCTGGTTGATATTAAAGGTAACGATGGGCATTCGTGTCTCCCCGGAGGAAGAAATCGAAGGGCTGGATATTGGCGAACACGGCATGGAAGCCTACGCCGGGTTCTTGTTCCGTGAGGAGGTGAAGGGCTTTGTGGATCTGCTGAAGCGGATGTCGGGCAGTGGTCGCTAGGGTGCGCCATATGGGGTTGTCACTGGTATTGGGGCTGGGGGCACTGCTGTTGCTCAGTCCCCTACTGGTGGTGGTGTGTACTTCCGGCTGGCCTGTAGGTACCCTCCCCAACCAATTGCTGCCCCCCGAAGGCTGGACGTGGCAGAGTTACCAGATCGCTTGGCAGCAGGGGGACTTTCTGCGTGCGTTTGCTAACTCCACCTTGGTGGCGATCGCCGTCACCGCCCTACAGCTATTCACCTCTGCTTTGGCGGGCTACGCCTTGGCTCGGTTGCGCTTTCGCGGCCAGCAGATTGTTTTGCTGCTCATGCTGGCCACTCTGGTTATTCCCTTTCAATTGCTGGTGATCCCGATCTTCTTAATCCTAAAAGCGGGCCACCTAATTAATACCTATGGCGCATTAATTTTACCCACGGCGGCCAACGGCTTTGGCGTTTTTTTGATGCGGCAGTTCTTTTTAACGCTGCCTGTTGCACTTGAGGAGGCCGCCTTCCTAGACGGCGCTAGCCGCTGGCAACTGCTGTGGCATATTTTGCTCCCCCTGAGTCGGCCTGCGTTGGTAACGTTATTTATCTTTACCTTTATTGGCGAGTGGAACGACCTCTTTAAGCCATTGGTGTTTACCACCAAGCCAGAACTGATCACCGTGCAGCTTTCCTTGGCCAACTTCCAAGAACAGTTCACCAATGACTGGCCCTTAATGATGGCGGCGGCGGTAATTGCTACAGTGCCCGTTGTGGTGATGTTTGCCCTTGGCCAACGTCAACTGATTCGCGGCATTGCCACCACAGGTCTCAAAAACTAGGGTGCCGTTCGGGAAACCGTACTGTAGCCCATGTTGCGATCGCCAACACCCTCTCGCTAAATTAGCACTCAGAGGTTGAGAGTGCTAACACGAAGTCTCAACCCCTTGAGTACTGCGCGATCGCTCCTTGCAAAAGGACTGAACCGTGCAGTCTTTCTGTGAACGTTATCCTTAACCCTTACGATTGGGAGATCAGTACGCTATGGCAGCCGTATCTCTAAGTGTTTCAACGGTCAAGCCCTTGGGCGATCGTATTTTTGTGAAAGTGGCCGAAAGTGAAGAACGCACGGCAGGCGGCATTTTGCTGCCGGACAACGCCCGTGAAAAGCCACAAGTGGGTGAAGTCACCGCCGTGGGCCCGGGCAAACTCAGTGAAGATGGCAAACGCCAGCCCATGGATGTAAAAGTCGGCGACAAAGTGCTGTACTCCAAATATGCCGGCACTGAAGTCAAGCTAGCCGGTGAAGACTACGTCCTGCTCTCGGAAAAAGACATTCTGGCCGTGGTGGCCTAATCACACGTTTGGCAACATCTCATCACTGTTGAACAATTGAGGTAGGAAACCCCTATGGCAAAACGCATCATCTACAACGAAAATGCGCGTCGCGCTCTTGAAAAAGGCATGGACATTTTAGCGGAGTCCGTCGCCGTCACCCTTGGCCCCAAAGGCCGTAACGTTGTCCTCGAGAAAAAATTTGGTGCGCCCCAAATCATCAACGATGGCGTCACCATTGCCAAAGAAATTGAACTGGAAGACCACATTGAAAATACGGGTGTCGCGCTCATTCGCCAAGCCGCCTCTAAGACCAACGATGCTGCCGGAGATGGCACCACCACCGCGACCGTGCTGGCTCATGCCATGGTCAAAGAAGGGCTGCGCAACGTTGCCGCCGGAGCAAACCCCATTTCCCTGAAACGGGGTATTGATAAAGCCACCCAGTTCTTGGTGGAAAAAATTGCCGCCCACGCCCGCCCGGTCGAAGACTCAAAAGCCATTGCCCAAGTGGCCGCCATTTCCGCCGGGAACGACGAGGAAGTGGGTCGGATGATTGCCGATGCCATGGATAAAGTGGGCAAAGAAGGGGTTATCTCCCTAGAAGAAGGCAAGTCCATGACCACCGAACTGGAGGTCACCGAAGGGATGCGCTTTGACAAGGGCTACATCTCCCCCTACTTTGCCACCGACACCGAGCGCATGGAAGCGGTGCTCGATGAGCCGTTTGTCCTGATTACCGACAAGAAAATCACCCTCGTTCAGGATCTAGTGCCCATTCTGGAGCAAGTGGCTCGCGCGGGCAAACCCCTCGTCATTATTGCCGAAGACATTGAAAAAGAAGCCCTCGCCACGCTCGTGGTGAACCGTCTGCGGGGTGTGCTGAATGTGGCTGCCGTTAAAGCTCCCGGCTTTGGCGATCGCCGCAAAGCCATGCTCGAAGACATTGCTGTCCTCACCGGTGGTCAAGTGATTACCGAGGATGCCGGTCTGAAGCTGGACAACACCAAGCTCGATATGTTGGGTAAAGCCCGCCGCATTACCATTACCAAAGACAACACCACCATTGTGGCCGAAGGGAATGAAAAAGCGGTGAAAGCCCGTTGCGAGCAAATCCGGCGGCAAATCGAAGAAACTGACTCCAGCTACGACAAAGAGAAGCTGCAAGAGCGGTTGGCCAAGCTAGCCGGTGGGGTCGCAGTCATTAAAGTGGGTGCGGCCACCGAAACAGAAATGAAAGATCGCAAGCTGCGGCTCGAGGATGCCATCAACGCCACCAAAGCCGCGGTGGAAGAAGGGATTGTTCCCGGTGGTGGCACCACCTTGGCACACTTGGCTCCCGAGTTGAGCAACTGGGCGGCTGAACACCTCACTGGCGAAGAACTCATTGGCGCGAACATTGTCGAGCGTGCCCTGAGTGCGCCGCTGCGCCGGATTGCTGAAAATGCGGGGCAAAACGGTGCCATCATTGCCGAGCGCGTTAAAGAAAAAGACTTTAACGTGGGTTACGATGCCGCCAAGGACGAGTATGTGGATATGTTCACAGCAGGTATTGTGGACCCCGCCAAAGTCACCCGCTCGGCGCTGCAAAACGCCGCGTCCATTGCCGGTATGGTGCTCACCACCGAGTGCATCATTGTCGATAAGCCCGAACCCAAGGAGAATGCGCCCGCTGGCGCAGGAGCCGGTATGGGGGGTGACTTCGACTACTAGTACTAGTTAGTGAGCCAAAACCCTAGTATCTGCCCACGTATAGGGCACTAAAGGCTTAAGAACAGCGGGGAGGTGATCTCTCCGCTTTTTTTGTGGCCAAAGTGGCAAAAATGGCTTGTGGGGGCTGTTGTGGTGCGGTAGAGCTACTTGGACGTAAATTTTTGTGTCCTAATGCCTCAACATTGGTGCAGCAATGCTGCTATAATTACTCTGTCGATTAGCGTACAAAAAGCCGCTAAAACTAACGCCAAAAATTAGGACAGACGCTAAAACATTACCCGTAGGGAGAGTGCTTTCGGGCACTGGCAAACCGAGTCCGAAGGCAGTTATTTGCTAGTTTGTTAAATGCGTCAACTCTAGGAGCACGGATGGCCGTGAGGCTATTCGTACGTTCTTTCTATTTAAGAAACCTTGTCTTGTTAATTATTTTTGCTAATTGATAAGTGTACTTTGGCTAACACTAAAATCAGCAAATCGTTATCTAGAATACACTTTGTCTTCAGGGCAAGATTTTAGAATAAAGAATGCAATGGCGCGATACAAATCCGACAGCCACTGTACTTGAAAACTCAATCAAAGGGGGATGATCTCTTGAATTGGCGATCTTTACGACATTTCCGCGGCGATAGAAATTGCTATTCAGAGCTTCCTGTCGCTCTTCTGTAGAAATTACCCGTGTTTCCCTTCCTGTAAAGCGCCTCAGCCTAGCTCAAAATTCAAAATTTAGTGATTGCTGATGAAGTTACCCCTGCCATTTTGTCCAAGGATGTTAACAGTACTATGACCATGACCTCTATGCAGTCGCCAGCCCTGACATCACAGCAGACATCCGATGTAAATAAGGCTCTTGTGTTTCCGGCACGGGTCATCCAGCGGGTCATGGGCGATCGCCTGTCAGGTCGGTTGACATTTACAGACCCGAACGATGACTCCATTGGCTGGAGCCTTTACGTTGGCAGTGGCCAGCTTCACTACGCCACCAGTACGATAGGGCATCAACAGCGGTTTGACTACCTCTGCCAGCGCTATTGTCCCCAGTTGGCTGGCACCCTCGCCGAGGGGGAAACCGAGTATCAGTACCTCTGTCGCCTGTGGCAGTCGGGGCAGATCACCCTGCCGCAGTTGCGTAAGCTGCTGTTCCTGTTTAGTCAGGAGGCGCTGCTGCATATCTTTGCCATGCCCCAAACCTCCCTGTCGGTGGAGCGTGCCTTGGGACTTGAGCACCTTGTGTTGTGTGTGCCCCTCAAGCAAACCCTGAGCCAGTTGCGTGATGGCATTAGTCAGGCCGTGCAGGCTCGCGCCTATCTAAATTCGCCCCTGCAGCGTTTGGGGCTAGCCTATCCCGAAAGACTCCAAGCGAGTCTATGGCAACAGGATTACGCCCGTGACATGGTGGCAGCCTTACCCCAACTGTTGGCATCAACCCCGGTGCTCTACGAGGTGGCCACCCAGTTGCGCCTCGAGGCGATCGCCACCGCCCAACTGCTTCGCCCTGCCCTGAGCAACGGTGCCATTGTCCAGTATCCCTACGCTGCCCCCGAAAGCGACACTCGCCCCGTTGTAGCTTGTATTGACGACAGTCGCACCATCCAGCGGAACGTGCGCCTGATTTTAGAAACCTCCGGTTATCGCGTACTGGAGGTCATGCAACCCACCCGTGCCCTCAGCGCCCTAGCGGATACCAAACCCGACTTGGTGCTGATGGATATTTCGATGCCGGACATGGATGGCTATGAACTCTGCCGTCAGTTGCGCCAAACCGATACCCTCAAAGATGTGCCGGTGGTGATGCTCACCGGTCGGGATGGCTTAGTGGATCGCATTCGGGCGCGGATGGTGGGTGCCACAGATTATTTAACAAAACCCTTTACACCGCAAGAGTTATTATCATTAGCACAGCGATTTGCTCATGCTGCCGTTGTGGAGACAAACTAATGAAGCGGGTGCTAGTGGTTGAAGATTCGCGAGCGGATCAGACCATGATTGTTTCAATTCTGGAAAAATTAGGCCACGAAACCCACCTTGCCGAAACGGCTGAAAAAGCTCTAGAATGGCTCGCCAACCACCAACCGCCGGATTTGATCATGCTCGATATTGTCATGCCGGGCGCTAACGGCCTAGAGCTATGCCGTGAAGTGCGTTCTCAGCCGAACTTAAAGCATGTGCCCATTATCTTCTGCTCTTCTAAAGATCAAGACTTTGATCGCTTTTGGGCGCTGCGTCAAGGGGGAAATGCCTACATCACCAAGCCCTTTGAGCCAGAAGATTTAATCCAAGCCGTTGATGAGTACCTCAATCCCAGCGAGTAAGCCATGGCCAGTGTTCCCTTGGGAGCGAGTGAATACTTTCATGTGGAGCTACTCCAAGGGGTGAATGTGGCGATTCCCTTGGATCATACTGCCGAGGTCTTAAGTCTGCGGGGGCAGGACATTTGCCTGATTCCGGGAGTATCCCCCGCACTGCTGGGCATTAGTAACCAGCGGGGTCGCCTCTTGTGGATGTTAGATTTATTACATATCTTGGGATTAGTGCTGCCCCCTCACGGCAGGACAAACGAACGCTTGACGGCCTTGGTGGTGAAAGAGGTTACACCGGAGCAGCCGCGCCAATTCGCCTGTATTGTCCATCAGTTGCGCGGCATTATTAGCGTTTTGCCAGAGCAGGTGCAGCCGGTTCCTACTCGTTTACAGCGGGAGGTGCGCCAATACTTAAGTGGATTTATGCAACTGGAGCGGCAACCCATCTTACTCCTAAACATTGATGCAATTTTTCAGGCCGTGGCTCGTTCACCCGTATCCTCCTCTGCCCTAAGCCTATGACCTCCCTTGCCAACAATTCCCCCACCACCCGTCCCTTGAGCGATCGCTACTTCAACGCCATCCTGACGCAGGATATTCCGACACTGCGGCAGCTCCTCAGCGAAGACCCGACGGATTACCTAGTGCAGCTAACCTTAGCCACTGCCCTAGAGCAGCAGGGAGACATGGCCGCTGCCACGGATCTTTACACGGCGATCGCCCAAGGGGACCAAGGGATTTTTGGCCAAAGTGCGCGCAATGCCC harbors:
- a CDS encoding Coq4 family protein: MRKLDQPSAITTESPINEQRFYRFLGIIDTLTHWLGMSEAQIIHLDFLASLPEHTFGHDLAAFYQREKLTPFTTGPRRKQLHDATHVLTGYGTDLVGEAELQAFLLGISFTPLNALLKRQTVRRIRQLDLLSAAALEERLNAAYQRGQRSRFDPNTWPVERQWYLPAPQVRRIYGL
- a CDS encoding bifunctional folylpolyglutamate synthase/dihydrofolate synthase, which produces MQRTAATDPITLALAAYGRFGVRLGLEPIQELLTALGAPQRHIPFIHVAGTNGKGSVCAYLDSMLRAAGYRTGRYTSPHLLSWCERICVDGTPIAVADFLALIRRLEAVLPQLHYQPSQFELVTAAAWLYFAEQGVEIAVIEVGLGGRLDATNVCPPPLVSVITSIGWDHWQRLGNTLAAIAGEKAGILKPQRPAVIGPVPPEAKAVIQSRLQALQCPALWPEPAQWSARSGWAIWRGIEYPLPLAGEVQLVNSSLAIATVQELLKQGWQIPLEAIQTGMAQTRWPGRLQWLSWQGQPLLIDGAHNAPAAAYLRQYVDQLGWSAVTWVVGMLANKDHRGILEQLLRPGDRLRLVTVPEHPSGDLETLGRLAHQCCPGLGECRGYSSLPEALTDLPPHSVVCGSLYLIAAVLGSQPPDVLTVQGCSC
- a CDS encoding 2-isopropylmalate synthase, which gives rise to MLSDPRYLSRALVRRRAIASFVLCLVGLAGVNMPPAMAQIAVYEGRRVTGDVTMTLPDGSTYQGELLNGRFNGQGILSMANGNRYEGEFRNGRYHGQGVLTYADGGRYEGGFVDGVFNGQGVLALANGQRYEGNFQNGQFHGDGILTFADGTRYEGKFEAGQYHGMGVLSFGDGTSYAGNFRNGLFDGQGVFTLPDGSRLIATWRNGRREPR
- the amt gene encoding ammonium transporter — protein: MKLRSVSRRWLRFNHPLNGLLYLPLRRTLWGLAVAIGVLSVTAALGQDTAATPDVPEAVTVALNTLWVIFAGVLVFFMNAGFGMLETGFCRAKNAVNLLSKNLIVFALSSISFWAIGFALMFGDGNGVMGWSGFFLLGPDNSPATEEAYSGVYSALSWAAVPLYAKFFFQLVFAGTAATIVSGAVAERIKFYAFFVFSLLLVGISYPITGHWIWGGGWLYKLGMWDFAGSTVVHSVGGWAALMGAALLGPRLGRYMEDGSVAAIPGHNFAIATLGCLILWLGWFGFNPGSTMTADPMAIAHITITTNMAAAFGGVTATIVSTLYFGKPDLSMIINGILAGLVAITAPCAFVTLESAILIGIIAGIIIVFSVVVIDRLKIDDPVGAISVHLVNGIWGTLAVGLFAAGPGDLYEEGPLKGLLWSGDVTQFWHQLVGVLAVGGFTVAFSTAVWLILKVTMGIRVSPEEEIEGLDIGEHGMEAYAGFLFREEVKGFVDLLKRMSGSGR
- a CDS encoding carbohydrate ABC transporter permease, giving the protein MGLSLVLGLGALLLLSPLLVVVCTSGWPVGTLPNQLLPPEGWTWQSYQIAWQQGDFLRAFANSTLVAIAVTALQLFTSALAGYALARLRFRGQQIVLLLMLATLVIPFQLLVIPIFLILKAGHLINTYGALILPTAANGFGVFLMRQFFLTLPVALEEAAFLDGASRWQLLWHILLPLSRPALVTLFIFTFIGEWNDLFKPLVFTTKPELITVQLSLANFQEQFTNDWPLMMAAAVIATVPVVVMFALGQRQLIRGIATTGLKN
- the groES gene encoding co-chaperone GroES, translating into MAAVSLSVSTVKPLGDRIFVKVAESEERTAGGILLPDNAREKPQVGEVTAVGPGKLSEDGKRQPMDVKVGDKVLYSKYAGTEVKLAGEDYVLLSEKDILAVVA
- the groL gene encoding chaperonin GroEL (60 kDa chaperone family; promotes refolding of misfolded polypeptides especially under stressful conditions; forms two stacked rings of heptamers to form a barrel-shaped 14mer; ends can be capped by GroES; misfolded proteins enter the barrel where they are refolded when GroES binds), with the protein product MAKRIIYNENARRALEKGMDILAESVAVTLGPKGRNVVLEKKFGAPQIINDGVTIAKEIELEDHIENTGVALIRQAASKTNDAAGDGTTTATVLAHAMVKEGLRNVAAGANPISLKRGIDKATQFLVEKIAAHARPVEDSKAIAQVAAISAGNDEEVGRMIADAMDKVGKEGVISLEEGKSMTTELEVTEGMRFDKGYISPYFATDTERMEAVLDEPFVLITDKKITLVQDLVPILEQVARAGKPLVIIAEDIEKEALATLVVNRLRGVLNVAAVKAPGFGDRRKAMLEDIAVLTGGQVITEDAGLKLDNTKLDMLGKARRITITKDNTTIVAEGNEKAVKARCEQIRRQIEETDSSYDKEKLQERLAKLAGGVAVIKVGAATETEMKDRKLRLEDAINATKAAVEEGIVPGGGTTLAHLAPELSNWAAEHLTGEELIGANIVERALSAPLRRIAENAGQNGAIIAERVKEKDFNVGYDAAKDEYVDMFTAGIVDPAKVTRSALQNAASIAGMVLTTECIIVDKPEPKENAPAGAGAGMGGDFDY
- a CDS encoding response regulator; the protein is MTMTSMQSPALTSQQTSDVNKALVFPARVIQRVMGDRLSGRLTFTDPNDDSIGWSLYVGSGQLHYATSTIGHQQRFDYLCQRYCPQLAGTLAEGETEYQYLCRLWQSGQITLPQLRKLLFLFSQEALLHIFAMPQTSLSVERALGLEHLVLCVPLKQTLSQLRDGISQAVQARAYLNSPLQRLGLAYPERLQASLWQQDYARDMVAALPQLLASTPVLYEVATQLRLEAIATAQLLRPALSNGAIVQYPYAAPESDTRPVVACIDDSRTIQRNVRLILETSGYRVLEVMQPTRALSALADTKPDLVLMDISMPDMDGYELCRQLRQTDTLKDVPVVMLTGRDGLVDRIRARMVGATDYLTKPFTPQELLSLAQRFAHAAVVETN
- a CDS encoding response regulator, translated to MKRVLVVEDSRADQTMIVSILEKLGHETHLAETAEKALEWLANHQPPDLIMLDIVMPGANGLELCREVRSQPNLKHVPIIFCSSKDQDFDRFWALRQGGNAYITKPFEPEDLIQAVDEYLNPSE
- a CDS encoding chemotaxis protein CheW, coding for MASVPLGASEYFHVELLQGVNVAIPLDHTAEVLSLRGQDICLIPGVSPALLGISNQRGRLLWMLDLLHILGLVLPPHGRTNERLTALVVKEVTPEQPRQFACIVHQLRGIISVLPEQVQPVPTRLQREVRQYLSGFMQLERQPILLLNIDAIFQAVARSPVSSSALSL